The Gemmata palustris genome includes a region encoding these proteins:
- a CDS encoding NADH-quinone oxidoreductase subunit C produces MPVLDTLNAKFAGAFTTSAFRDNHRVLVSAEKTPVVLFPLLKCLKDELGFDFLAELGGIDYLGYPDATDRFCVVYGLTNTTTGERLFVKAFANDPGPELPSVVELWRGADWMEREVYDMYGVRFPGHPDLRRILMPSEYTAHPLRKDYPLRGHGERHNFPTVTRADS; encoded by the coding sequence ATGCCGGTCCTCGACACACTCAACGCGAAGTTCGCCGGGGCGTTCACCACGTCCGCGTTCCGCGACAATCATCGCGTACTCGTGAGCGCCGAGAAAACGCCCGTGGTGCTGTTCCCGCTCCTGAAGTGCCTGAAAGACGAGCTGGGATTCGATTTCCTTGCGGAACTCGGCGGCATCGACTACCTGGGCTACCCCGACGCGACCGACCGGTTCTGCGTCGTGTACGGTCTGACGAACACGACAACCGGCGAGCGCCTCTTCGTGAAGGCGTTCGCCAACGACCCGGGCCCGGAGTTGCCGTCGGTGGTGGAGTTGTGGCGCGGCGCCGACTGGATGGAGCGCGAGGTCTACGACATGTACGGCGTGCGGTTCCCGGGGCACCCGGACCTGCGCCGGATTCTGATGCCGTCGGAGTACACCGCGCACCCGCTCCGTAAGGATTACCCGCTCCGCGGGCACGGCGAGCGACACAACTTTCCGACCGTGACCCGGGCGGACAGTTAG
- a CDS encoding NADH-quinone oxidoreductase subunit B — protein sequence MALTNLLPDFMIAPLDYLANMARKHSLWPMPFATACCGIELMATASSRYDIARFGSEAMRFSPRQCDVMIVAGRVAMKMVPVMQRIWLQMPEPKWCISMGACASSGGVFDTYAVVQGIDRFIPVDVYVPGCPPRPEQLIRSIIDLQEKIQRTGTIDAREFASRTAYEGPTALARELGAEEAIVAPGDYNTATRLRSLPLVN from the coding sequence GTGGCGCTAACGAACCTGCTGCCGGACTTCATGATCGCCCCGCTCGACTACCTCGCGAACATGGCCCGCAAGCACAGCCTGTGGCCCATGCCGTTCGCGACCGCGTGCTGCGGGATCGAGCTGATGGCGACCGCGAGCAGTCGCTACGACATCGCCCGGTTCGGCTCCGAAGCCATGCGGTTCAGCCCGCGCCAGTGTGACGTGATGATCGTCGCGGGTCGCGTGGCGATGAAGATGGTGCCGGTGATGCAGCGCATCTGGCTGCAAATGCCGGAGCCGAAGTGGTGTATCAGTATGGGGGCCTGTGCCTCTAGTGGCGGCGTGTTCGATACTTACGCGGTGGTTCAGGGGATCGACCGGTTCATTCCCGTGGACGTGTACGTGCCGGGGTGCCCGCCGCGGCCCGAACAGTTGATCCGCTCGATCATCGACCTGCAAGAGAAGATCCAGCGCACCGGCACCATTGACGCGCGCGAGTTCGCGTCGCGCACCGCCTACGAAGGGCCGACCGCGCTCGCCCGCGAACTCGGAGCGGAAGAGGCCATTGTCGCCCCGGGTGATTACAACACCGCGACGCGACTGCGCTCGCTCCCACTGGTGAACTGA